One genomic window of Channa argus isolate prfri chromosome 5, Channa argus male v1.0, whole genome shotgun sequence includes the following:
- the sec13 gene encoding protein SEC13 homolog — protein sequence MVSVINTVDTSHEDMIHDAQMDYYGTRLATCSSDRTVKIFDVRNGGQILVADLRGHEGPVWQVAWAHPMFGNILASCSYDRKVIIWKEENGAWNKMYEYTGHESSVNSVCWGPYEFGLIMACGSSDGAISLLTFTGDQQWDIKKISNAHTIGCNAVSWAPAVVPGSLIDQPSGQKPNYVKRFVSGGCDNLVKLWKEEDGQWKEDQKLEAHSDWVRDVGWAPSIGLPTSTIASCSQDGRVFIWTCDDPAGNTWNAKLLNKFNDVVWHVSWSITGNILAVSGGDNKVTLWKESMDGQWACISDVSKGQGAVSTITDTQQNEQ from the exons ATG gtTTCCGTTATCAATACGGTGGATACCTCTCACGAGGACATGATT cacGATGCCCAGATGGACTACTATGGTACTCGACTTGCCACTTGTTCCTCTGATCGCACTGTAAAGATCTTTGATGTCAGAAACGGAGGTCAGATCCTGGTAGCAGATCTCAGGGG ccaTGAAGGTCCTGTATGGCAGGTAGCGTGGGCTCACCCGATGTTCGGAAACATCCTGGCTTCCTGTTCATACGACCGTAAAGTCATCATCTGGAAGGAGGAGAACGGAGCTTGGAACAAGATGTATGAATATACCGGACACGAGTCATCAG TGAACTCTGTGTGCTGGGGTCCATATGAATTTGGCCTGATCATGGCTTGTGGCAGCTCAGACGGAGCAATTTCCCTTCTCACCTTCACTGGGGATCAGCAGTGGGACATCAAAAAGATCAGCAATGCACACACA ATCGGCTGTAATGCAGTGAGCTGGGCTCCAGCTGTGGTTCCTGGTAGCCTGATTGACCAGCCGTCAGGACAGAAGCCAAACTACGTCAAACGCTTTGTTTCTGGAGGCTGCGACAACCTTGTCAAACTCTGGAA AGAGGAAGACGGTCAGTGGAAGGAAGATCAGAAGTTGGAGGCTCACAGTGACTGGGTGAGAGATGTCGGCTGGGCTCCATCGATTGGTCTGCCCACCAGCACCATCGCCAGCTGCTCCCAG GACGGACGCGTGTTCATCTGGACGTGCGACGACCCTGCGGGCAACACGTGGAACGCCAAACTCCTAAATAAGTTTAATGATGTTGTTTGGCACGTCAGCTGGTCTATCACTGGAAATATTCTGGCTGTTTCTGGGGGAGACAACAAG GTGACACTGTGGAAGGAGTCGATGGACGGTCAGTGGGCCTGTATCAGTGACGTCAGCAAGGGCCAGGGCGCCGTGTCCaccatcacagacacacagcagaatgagcagtga
- the cand2 gene encoding cullin-associated NEDD8-dissociated protein 2 isoform X1: MSNVSYHISNLLEKMTSTDKDFRFMATNDLMLELQKDSIKLDEDSERKVVIMLLKLLEDKNGEVQNLAVKCLAPLVSKVKEPQVETMVDTLCSNMVSDKEQLRDISSMGLKTVIAELPLSSSGLALTVGVCKKITSQLIGAVGKQEDVSVQLEALDILSDMLGRLSGALVSFHSSLLSCLLPQLTSPRMAVRKRSILALGQLVPCCSPALFSQLTEHLMTELAMGPPTSMTRTYIQCLATISRQGGHRVGEHLEKLIPMVVKFTSVEDDELKEYCFQAFEAFIRRCPKEMSPHVPTVTQLCLKFMTFDPNYNYDAEEEEEEEYSMDVEDVLDDESDEEYSDDDDMSWKVRRASIKCLEALIHTRRDLLLSFYSSICPALIARFKEREENVRADVFAAFSTLLRQTRGGSSRHGLIASESGASSEEEPAVVTMLKKQVPLIVKTLHRQLKEKSFKSRQGCFCLLTELAHTVAGALEQHIPVLIPGIVFSLTDKSSSSTMRIDALSFFHVLLLSQPPQAFQPHMQVLVPPVVACVEDSFYKITSEALLVTQQLVRVMRPQGQSVAADKTFVREVFAVTLKRLKATDIDQEVKERAISCMGHMVCHLGDHLGAELQGVLKIFLERLKNEITRLTAVRTITLIAASPIKIELSSILSETLSVLGSFLRKNQRALKLSTLSCLTALVSHHAASIKPAALEPVLSELPSLVDESDMHVSQVSITLLTCMARACPSSLAKISSSVLPGVFRLVHSPLLQGGALAAILDFLQALVLSKTSNLAYSQLLKPLTEPFHSSQLSADIHRQSYHSVARCVAALSSSCPKETPATVTRLIQEVKNPGSRESARVLALLCLGEVGRSGSLGGSKEVQGVILEAFSSTSEEVKTAASSALGSMAVGSLNDYLPFLLKEICSQPRRQYLLLHSLKEVISACPASSLLPHVESIWDLLFQNCECQEEGTRNLVAECLGKLTLVNPAQLLPRLKQQLKAGSPVARSTVVTAIKFTIVDHPAPIDSLLKDYMGDFLKTLQDGDINVRRVALVMFNSAAHNKPSLIRALLPKVLSHLYKETQIRKDLIREVEMGPFKHTVDDGLDVRKAAFECMYTLLDSCLEGLDVLQFLDHVEEGLKDHYDIRMLTFLMLARLVSLCPAAVLQRLDRLVEPLKATCTTKVKAGSVKQEFEKQEELRRSAMRAVAALLALPEVERSPSMAEFANQIRTNADMASIYQSIQRGEGGGVGATESMDMS, translated from the exons ATGTCCAACGTGTCTTATCACATCTCCAACCTGCTGGAGAAGATGACGTCCACTGACAAAGACTTCAG GTTCATGGCCACTAATGACCTTATGCTGGAGCTGCAGAAGGACAGCATTAAACTGGACGAGGACAGTGAGAGAAAGGTGGTGATCATGCTCCTCAAGCTGCTGGAGGATAAGAATGGGGAGGTGCAGAACCTGGCGGTGAAATG CCTTGCACCTCTGGTGAGCAAAGTGAAGGAGCCTCAGGTGGAGACGATGGTGGACACACTGTGTTCAAACATGGTGTCCGACAAAGAACAGCTGCGAGACATTTCCAGTATGGGTTTGAAGACTGTGATCGCTGAGCTGCCGCTGTCCTCATCAG gTTTGGCTCTGACAGTGGGTGTGTGCAAGAAGATTACCTCCCAGCTGATCGGAGCCGTGGGGAAACAGGAAGACGTGTCAGTTCAGTTAGAGGCTCTGGACATCCTGTCAGACATGTTGggaag ACTGAGTGGGGCACTCGTCAGTTTTCACAGCTCTCTGCTGTCCTGTCTGCTGCCACAG TTAACCAGTCCTAGAATGGCAGTGAGGAAACGCTCCATCTTAGCTCTTGGGCAACTGGTGCCCTGCTGTAGCCCTGCTCTCTTCTCCCAGCTGACTGAACACCTGATGACAGAGCTGGCCATGGGCCCGCCCACCTCGATGACAAGAACTTACATCCAGTGCCTGGCAACCATCAGCCGGCAGGGCGGCCATCGTGTTG GTGAGCATTTGGAGAAGCTGATTCCCATGGTAGTAAAGTTCACTAGCGTGGAGGATGATGAGCTGAAAGAATATTGTTTCCAGGCCTTTGAAGCCTTTATACGcag ATGTCCAAAGGAGATGTCTCCCCATGTTCCCACAGTGACTCAGCTTTGTCTTAAATtcatgacctttgaccccaaCTACAACTATGAtgctgaggaggaagaggaggaggaatacAGCATGGACGTAGAGGACGTGCTTGATGACG AATCAGATGAAGAGTACAGCGATGACGACGATATGAGCTGGAAGGTACGACGAGCCTCCATCAAGTGCCTGGAGGCATTGATCCACACTCGGCGtgacctcctcctctccttctacTCCTCGATCTGCCCCGCTCTGATCGCCCGATTCAAGGAGCGTGAGGAGAACGTCAGAGCCGAcgtctttgctgctttttcaaCGCTGCTGAGGCAAACGCGTGGGGGATCGAGTCGCCACGGCCTCATCGCTTCGGAATCGGGGGCGAGCAGCGAGGAGGAGCCTGCAGTCGTCACCATGCTGAAGAAGCAG GTGCCGCTGATCGTGAAGACTCTGCACAGGCAGCTGAAGGAGAAGAGCTTTAAATCTCGACAGGGCTGCTTCTGTCTCCTCACTGAACTGGCCCACACTGTAGCTGGAGCCCTGGAGCAGCACATACCTGTTCTAATTCCTG GCATAGTTTTCTCTCTGACAGACAAATCCAGCTCCTCCACCATGAGGATTGATGCTCTGTCCTTCTTccatgtcctcctcctctcacagCCTCCACAGGCCTTTCAGCCACACATGCAG GTGCTGGTGCCTccggtggtggcgtgtgtggAAGACAGTTTCTATAAAATCACCTCGGAGGCTCTTCTGGTCACCCAGCAGCTGGTGAGAGTGATGAGGCCGCAGGGACAGAGCGTCGCAGCCGACAAAACCTTTGTCAGAGAG GTGTTTGCTGTGACTCTGAAGAGACTGAAAGCAACAGACATCGACCAGGAGGTGAAGGAGAGGGCTATTTCCTGTATGGGTCACATGGTGTGTCACCTTGGTGATCACCTGGGTGCAGAGCTACAAGGGGTTTTGAAAATATTCCTGGAGAGATTAAAGAATGAGATAACAAGACTGACGGCGGTTAGAACCATCACGCTCATCGCTGCTTCTCCAATAAAG ATTGAGCTTTCGTCCATCCTGTCAGAAACTCTGTCTGTGCTGGGGTCTTTTCTGAGGAAGAACCAGCGTGCTCTGAAGCTCAGCACGCTGTCGTGTCTGACGGCGCTGGTCTCGCATCACGCTGCCAGCATCAAACCTGCAGCTCTGGAGCCCGTTCTGAGCGAACTTCCCTCTCTGGTGGACGAGAGCGACATGCACGTATCTCAG GTATCCATCACCTTGCTGACCTGCATGGCCAGAGCCTGTCCGTCCTCCCTTGCTAAGATCAGCTCCTCTGTGCTGCCGGGAGTCTTCAGACTCGTCCACTCTCCGCTGCTGCAGGGCGGTGCCCTGGCAGCCATTCTGGACTTCCTGCAGGCACTGGTGCTGTCCAAAACCAGTAACCTGGCCTACAG TCAGTTGCTGAAGCCCCTCACTGAGCCATTTCACAGCTCTCAGTTGTCTGCAGACATCCACAGACAGTCTTACCACTCTGTTGCTCGCTGTGTGGctgctctgtcctcctcctgtcCCAAAGAGACACCAGCGACAGTGACCCGCCTCATACAGGAGGTAAAGAATCCTGGTTCTCGGGAGTCTGCTCGTGTCCTGGCTCTGTTGTGCCTTGGGGAGGTGGGTAGGAGCGGCAGTCTGGGAGGGAGTAAGGAGGTGCAGGGAGTCATCCTGGAGGCCTTTTCCTCTACCAGTGAGGAG GTGAAGACGGCAGCCTCCTCCGCTTTAGGCAGCATGGCGGTTGGCAGCCTAAACGACTACCTGCCCTTCCTGCTGAAGGAGATCTGCTCCCAGCCACGGAGACAGTACCTGCTGCTACACTCACTCAAAGAAGTCATCAG TGCCTGTCCAGCCTCTAGTCTTTTGCCCCATGTGGAGTCTATCTGGGACCTGCTGTTTCAGAACTGTGAGTGTCAGGAGGAGGGGACCAGGAACCTGGTGGCAGAGTGTCTGGGAAAACTGACCTTGGTTAACCCTGCACAGCTGTTACCCAGACTGAAACAGCAACTTAAAGCTG GTTCACCTGTGGCTCGCAGCACAGTGGTGACAGCTATCAAGTTCACTATTGTTGACCACCCTGCTCCCATAGACTCACTGCTGAAGGACTACATGG GTGACTTCCTGAAGACCCTGCAGGACGGGGACATCAATGTCCGACGTGTGGCTTTGGTGATGTTTAACTCTGCAGCTCATAACAAGCCATCTCTGATCCGCGCTCTCTTGCCAAAAGTGCTGTCTCACCTGTATAAGGAGACTCAGATCAGAAAGGACCTCATCAGAGAA gTGGAGATGGGCCCTTTCAAACACACCGTGGACGATGGCTTGGATGTGCGTAAAGCAGCGTTTGAGTGTATGTACACTCTGCTGGACAGCTGCCTGGAAGGCCTGGATGTCTTGCAGTTCCTGGATCATGTAGAGGAAGGGCTGAAAGACCACTATGATATTAGG ATGCTGACTTTCCTGATGTTGGCCAGACTGGTTTCTCTGTGTCCTGCTGCTGTTCTCCAGAGACTGGACAGACTGGTGGAGCCACTCAAAGCCACATGCACCAccaag GTGAAGGCCGGGTCTGTGAAGCAGGAGTTcgagaagcaggaggagctgcgGCGCTCAGCCATGCGGGCCGTCGCCGCCCTGCTGGCCCTGCCCGAGGTGGAGAGGAGCCCCAGCATGGCCGAGTTCGCCAACCAGATCAGAACCAACGCTGACATGGCGTCCATCTACCAAAGCATCCAgcgaggggagggagggggcgTGGGAGCCACAGAGAGCATGGATATGAGCTAA
- the cand2 gene encoding cullin-associated NEDD8-dissociated protein 2 isoform X2 yields MSNVSYHISNLLEKMTSTDKDFRFMATNDLMLELQKDSIKLDEDSERKVVIMLLKLLEDKNGEVQNLAVKCLAPLVSKVKEPQVETMVDTLCSNMVSDKEQLRDISSMGLKTVIAELPLSSSGLALTVGVCKKITSQLIGAVGKQEDVSVQLEALDILSDMLGRLSGALVSFHSSLLSCLLPQLTSPRMAVRKRSILALGQLVPCCSPALFSQLTEHLMTELAMGPPTSMTRTYIQCLATISRQGGHRVGEHLEKLIPMVVKFTSVEDDELKEYCFQAFEAFIRRCPKEMSPHVPTVTQLCLKFMTFDPNYNYDAEEEEEEEYSMDVEDVLDDESDEEYSDDDDMSWKVRRASIKCLEALIHTRRDLLLSFYSSICPALIARFKEREENVRADVFAAFSTLLRQTRGGSSRHGLIASESGASSEEEPAVVTMLKKQVPLIVKTLHRQLKEKSFKSRQGCFCLLTELAHTVAGALEQHIPVLIPGIVFSLTDKSSSSTMRIDALSFFHVLLLSQPPQAFQPHMQVLVPPVVACVEDSFYKITSEALLVTQQLVRVMRPQGQSVAADKTFVREVFAVTLKRLKATDIDQEVKERAISCMGHMVCHLGDHLGAELQGVLKIFLERLKNEITRLTAVRTITLIAASPIKIELSSILSETLSVLGSFLRKNQRALKLSTLSCLTALVSHHAASIKPAALEPVLSELPSLVDESDMHVSQVSITLLTCMARACPSSLAKISSSVLPGVFRLVHSPLLQGGALAAILDFLQALVLSKTSNLAYSQLLKPLTEPFHSSQLSADIHRQSYHSVARCVAALSSSCPKETPATVTRLIQEVKTAASSALGSMAVGSLNDYLPFLLKEICSQPRRQYLLLHSLKEVISACPASSLLPHVESIWDLLFQNCECQEEGTRNLVAECLGKLTLVNPAQLLPRLKQQLKAGSPVARSTVVTAIKFTIVDHPAPIDSLLKDYMGDFLKTLQDGDINVRRVALVMFNSAAHNKPSLIRALLPKVLSHLYKETQIRKDLIREVEMGPFKHTVDDGLDVRKAAFECMYTLLDSCLEGLDVLQFLDHVEEGLKDHYDIRMLTFLMLARLVSLCPAAVLQRLDRLVEPLKATCTTKVKAGSVKQEFEKQEELRRSAMRAVAALLALPEVERSPSMAEFANQIRTNADMASIYQSIQRGEGGGVGATESMDMS; encoded by the exons ATGTCCAACGTGTCTTATCACATCTCCAACCTGCTGGAGAAGATGACGTCCACTGACAAAGACTTCAG GTTCATGGCCACTAATGACCTTATGCTGGAGCTGCAGAAGGACAGCATTAAACTGGACGAGGACAGTGAGAGAAAGGTGGTGATCATGCTCCTCAAGCTGCTGGAGGATAAGAATGGGGAGGTGCAGAACCTGGCGGTGAAATG CCTTGCACCTCTGGTGAGCAAAGTGAAGGAGCCTCAGGTGGAGACGATGGTGGACACACTGTGTTCAAACATGGTGTCCGACAAAGAACAGCTGCGAGACATTTCCAGTATGGGTTTGAAGACTGTGATCGCTGAGCTGCCGCTGTCCTCATCAG gTTTGGCTCTGACAGTGGGTGTGTGCAAGAAGATTACCTCCCAGCTGATCGGAGCCGTGGGGAAACAGGAAGACGTGTCAGTTCAGTTAGAGGCTCTGGACATCCTGTCAGACATGTTGggaag ACTGAGTGGGGCACTCGTCAGTTTTCACAGCTCTCTGCTGTCCTGTCTGCTGCCACAG TTAACCAGTCCTAGAATGGCAGTGAGGAAACGCTCCATCTTAGCTCTTGGGCAACTGGTGCCCTGCTGTAGCCCTGCTCTCTTCTCCCAGCTGACTGAACACCTGATGACAGAGCTGGCCATGGGCCCGCCCACCTCGATGACAAGAACTTACATCCAGTGCCTGGCAACCATCAGCCGGCAGGGCGGCCATCGTGTTG GTGAGCATTTGGAGAAGCTGATTCCCATGGTAGTAAAGTTCACTAGCGTGGAGGATGATGAGCTGAAAGAATATTGTTTCCAGGCCTTTGAAGCCTTTATACGcag ATGTCCAAAGGAGATGTCTCCCCATGTTCCCACAGTGACTCAGCTTTGTCTTAAATtcatgacctttgaccccaaCTACAACTATGAtgctgaggaggaagaggaggaggaatacAGCATGGACGTAGAGGACGTGCTTGATGACG AATCAGATGAAGAGTACAGCGATGACGACGATATGAGCTGGAAGGTACGACGAGCCTCCATCAAGTGCCTGGAGGCATTGATCCACACTCGGCGtgacctcctcctctccttctacTCCTCGATCTGCCCCGCTCTGATCGCCCGATTCAAGGAGCGTGAGGAGAACGTCAGAGCCGAcgtctttgctgctttttcaaCGCTGCTGAGGCAAACGCGTGGGGGATCGAGTCGCCACGGCCTCATCGCTTCGGAATCGGGGGCGAGCAGCGAGGAGGAGCCTGCAGTCGTCACCATGCTGAAGAAGCAG GTGCCGCTGATCGTGAAGACTCTGCACAGGCAGCTGAAGGAGAAGAGCTTTAAATCTCGACAGGGCTGCTTCTGTCTCCTCACTGAACTGGCCCACACTGTAGCTGGAGCCCTGGAGCAGCACATACCTGTTCTAATTCCTG GCATAGTTTTCTCTCTGACAGACAAATCCAGCTCCTCCACCATGAGGATTGATGCTCTGTCCTTCTTccatgtcctcctcctctcacagCCTCCACAGGCCTTTCAGCCACACATGCAG GTGCTGGTGCCTccggtggtggcgtgtgtggAAGACAGTTTCTATAAAATCACCTCGGAGGCTCTTCTGGTCACCCAGCAGCTGGTGAGAGTGATGAGGCCGCAGGGACAGAGCGTCGCAGCCGACAAAACCTTTGTCAGAGAG GTGTTTGCTGTGACTCTGAAGAGACTGAAAGCAACAGACATCGACCAGGAGGTGAAGGAGAGGGCTATTTCCTGTATGGGTCACATGGTGTGTCACCTTGGTGATCACCTGGGTGCAGAGCTACAAGGGGTTTTGAAAATATTCCTGGAGAGATTAAAGAATGAGATAACAAGACTGACGGCGGTTAGAACCATCACGCTCATCGCTGCTTCTCCAATAAAG ATTGAGCTTTCGTCCATCCTGTCAGAAACTCTGTCTGTGCTGGGGTCTTTTCTGAGGAAGAACCAGCGTGCTCTGAAGCTCAGCACGCTGTCGTGTCTGACGGCGCTGGTCTCGCATCACGCTGCCAGCATCAAACCTGCAGCTCTGGAGCCCGTTCTGAGCGAACTTCCCTCTCTGGTGGACGAGAGCGACATGCACGTATCTCAG GTATCCATCACCTTGCTGACCTGCATGGCCAGAGCCTGTCCGTCCTCCCTTGCTAAGATCAGCTCCTCTGTGCTGCCGGGAGTCTTCAGACTCGTCCACTCTCCGCTGCTGCAGGGCGGTGCCCTGGCAGCCATTCTGGACTTCCTGCAGGCACTGGTGCTGTCCAAAACCAGTAACCTGGCCTACAG TCAGTTGCTGAAGCCCCTCACTGAGCCATTTCACAGCTCTCAGTTGTCTGCAGACATCCACAGACAGTCTTACCACTCTGTTGCTCGCTGTGTGGctgctctgtcctcctcctgtcCCAAAGAGACACCAGCGACAGTGACCCGCCTCATACAGGAG GTGAAGACGGCAGCCTCCTCCGCTTTAGGCAGCATGGCGGTTGGCAGCCTAAACGACTACCTGCCCTTCCTGCTGAAGGAGATCTGCTCCCAGCCACGGAGACAGTACCTGCTGCTACACTCACTCAAAGAAGTCATCAG TGCCTGTCCAGCCTCTAGTCTTTTGCCCCATGTGGAGTCTATCTGGGACCTGCTGTTTCAGAACTGTGAGTGTCAGGAGGAGGGGACCAGGAACCTGGTGGCAGAGTGTCTGGGAAAACTGACCTTGGTTAACCCTGCACAGCTGTTACCCAGACTGAAACAGCAACTTAAAGCTG GTTCACCTGTGGCTCGCAGCACAGTGGTGACAGCTATCAAGTTCACTATTGTTGACCACCCTGCTCCCATAGACTCACTGCTGAAGGACTACATGG GTGACTTCCTGAAGACCCTGCAGGACGGGGACATCAATGTCCGACGTGTGGCTTTGGTGATGTTTAACTCTGCAGCTCATAACAAGCCATCTCTGATCCGCGCTCTCTTGCCAAAAGTGCTGTCTCACCTGTATAAGGAGACTCAGATCAGAAAGGACCTCATCAGAGAA gTGGAGATGGGCCCTTTCAAACACACCGTGGACGATGGCTTGGATGTGCGTAAAGCAGCGTTTGAGTGTATGTACACTCTGCTGGACAGCTGCCTGGAAGGCCTGGATGTCTTGCAGTTCCTGGATCATGTAGAGGAAGGGCTGAAAGACCACTATGATATTAGG ATGCTGACTTTCCTGATGTTGGCCAGACTGGTTTCTCTGTGTCCTGCTGCTGTTCTCCAGAGACTGGACAGACTGGTGGAGCCACTCAAAGCCACATGCACCAccaag GTGAAGGCCGGGTCTGTGAAGCAGGAGTTcgagaagcaggaggagctgcgGCGCTCAGCCATGCGGGCCGTCGCCGCCCTGCTGGCCCTGCCCGAGGTGGAGAGGAGCCCCAGCATGGCCGAGTTCGCCAACCAGATCAGAACCAACGCTGACATGGCGTCCATCTACCAAAGCATCCAgcgaggggagggagggggcgTGGGAGCCACAGAGAGCATGGATATGAGCTAA
- the LOC137127727 gene encoding CMRF35-like molecule 8 → MMNRMRSSLLLILSLLTGCEASSKVKGCTDGLAIFTCKCHKSGQKSCDQKTTMQSTVDACRRFLNPDTKDDLLSLYIKQFEQGPNAKKQKLKVEADVCLEPFTHTTYNTAKTSIVCNKSGNEHSIMFFCKEKKSICEDVLSTKSKGRFTLTNNNRSISIRDVSLDDNGDYWCGVRSYKEKYNVALRKIQLKVEKIIKFTRSPTVGQDFTYWCNYSINTFSEKFICKGEDPSLCRTVVTTQNKGLHDRFSLKDDTKKKNLTITLREVTAEDSGTYWCGGESAEPKSSKTFLHRFVMTVVAPRTSPVSSTTQTTSAASPGNGLKSQGVGSSVIIVVVCVTLLLLLIVLILIIFYKRFSSSKNTNTGAAQKNNEDYIYEDIQEHLHQPDLDNVLTIYATANFPMDPSASMCYSVIGFKNADDETSALRPSSTHCEYSNVKYSCRVSAEEPLYSTVNHPQQEPGNIRPDGN, encoded by the exons ATGATGAACAGAATGCGGAGCTCTCTTCTACTCATCCTTTCTCTGCTGACAG GTTGTGAGGCCTCATCAAAAGTGAAAGGATGCACAGATGGATTGGCTATATTCACCTGCAAATGTCACAAATCTGGGCAAAAATCATGTGATCAAAAAACAACTATGCAAAGTACTGTGGATGCGTGCAGAAGGTTTCTGAACCCCGATACAAAAGATGATTTACTTAGTTTGTACATCAAGCAGTTTGAACAAGGCCCAAatgcaaagaaacagaaactgaaagttG AGGCTGACGTCTGCCTGgaaccatttacacacactacATACAACACAGCTAAAACCAGCATCGTGTGCAATAAGTCAGGAAATGAACACAGCAtcatgtttttctgcaaagagaaaaagtcCATCTGTGAGGACGTTTTATCGACAAAATCAAAAGGGAGGTTCACTCTCACAAACAACAACCGCAGCATCTCCATCAGGGACGTGTCCTTAGATGATAACGGTGACTACTGGTGTGGAGTCAGATcatataaagaaaaatacaatgtaGCTCTGAGAAAAATACAACTAAAGGTTGAAA AAATTATTAAATTCACAAGATCCCCAACTGTTGGACAGGATTTCACATACTGGTGTAATTACAGCATAAACACTTTCTCCGAGAAATTCATCTGTAAGGGAGAAGATCCATCCCTGTGTAGAACTGTGGTAACCACCCAGAATAAAGGTCTCCATGACAGATTTTCCCTGAAAGatgacacaaaaaagaaaaatctcacCATAACACTGAGGGAAGTAACAGCAGAGGACAGTGGGACATACTGGTGTGGAGGAGAAAGCGCTGAAcccaaaagcagcaaaacatttCTCCACAGATTTGTGATGACTGTGG tggCACCACGCACCTCTCCTGTTTCTTCAACCACGCAAACGACATCTGCTGCGAGTCCTGGTAACGGTCTGAAATCTCAGGGGGTTG GTTCTTCAGTCATTATTGTGGTCGTCTGTgtaacactgctgctgctgctgattgtcctgattttgatcattttttacaAAC GGTTTTCAtcttcaaaaaacacaaacactggagcagcacagaaaaataatgag GATTATATCTATGAGGACATACAGGAGCATCTGCATCAGCCAGACTTAGACAACGTTTTGACGATTTATGCCACGGCCAACTTTCCCATGGACCCGTCCGCCTCCATGTGCTACTCTGTCATTGGATTTAAAAACGCTGATGATGAGACATCGGCCCTCAGACCCAGCTCCACTCACTGTGAGTATTCCAACGTGAAGTACAGCTGCAGAGTATCTGCAGAGGAGCCTCTCTACTCAACAGTCAACCACCCACAGCAGGAGCCAGGAAACATCAGGCCTGACGGGAATTAA